The Solea solea chromosome 19, fSolSol10.1, whole genome shotgun sequence genome has a window encoding:
- the LOC131446641 gene encoding uncharacterized protein LOC131446641 produces MSSKKRSVCSVLGCSKQGQTLHKLPTNEQTKAQWILFIFDGNVPATFPKILHVCGNHFTEDCYTNFAQYKAGHSTTLRLKEGAVPTIHAGLPAAQDRFIHTGTQTEAPSVRTCATQLSIGTLKAHVHSQRTQTPVLSHETAGTQTTLPEYMFSSTPIKVPGFGPQKRAGVESEEEEGFTSPESQVDPNDPTFTPGGSLTTHDSTMLTESAVYMDKKCIVFESCLRELFDTCPVCKRNCEVQQQQKGTYVAFHQTCPKCNYSRKWQSQPMIKNTPVGNVQLSAATYFTGASFIQLEKLCRALQLQISHYDTFRKHARKYLEPAIVHKWKSDQQVLFSTLKPGGESSSCRRHACRFSRALCKIWELFLDAHGQQQNFGPPASSEQ; encoded by the exons atgtcttcgaaaaaaagatcagtttgctctgttctgggttgtAGTAAACAAGGACAgacgctccacaagctccccaccaatgagcaaacaaaagctcagtggatattGTTCATTTTTGATGGGAATGTgcctgctacatttcccaaaatTCTCCATGTATGTGGCAACCACTTCAcggaggattgttacacaaacttcgCGCAATACAAAGCAGGGCACAGCACCACACTTCGCCTCAAAGAAGGAGCAGTACCTACAATACATGCTGGATTACCTGCAGCACAA GATCGTTTTATCCACACgggcacacaaacagaagctCCAAGTGTGAGAACATGTGCCACTCAACTGTCAATTGGGACCTTGAAAGCACACGTGCACAGCCAAA GGACCCAGACACCAGTGTTGTCACATGAGACTGCTGGCACACAAACCACACTACCGGAGtacatgttttcatccacacctATAAAGGTGCCAGGGTTTGGACCACAAAAAAGAGCAGGTGttgagtcagaggaggaagagggattcACCTCACCAGAGTCACAAGTCGACCCAAATGACCCAACCTTTACTCCTGGCGGATCCCTAACAACACATGATTCAACAATGTT GACGGAAAGTGCTGTATACATGGATAAAAAATGCATTGTATTTGAGTCCTGCCTGAGGGAGCTTTTTGACACATGTCCAGTGTGCAAGAGAAATTGCgaagtgcagcagcaacagaagggCACGTATGTTGCATTTCATCAAACGTGTCCAAAATGCAACTACTCCAGGAAGTGGCAAAGTCAGCCCATGATTAAGAACACCCCAGTTGGCAATGTACAGTTATCTGCTGCTacatatttcactggtgcatccttcatccagctggaaaag CTATGCCGCGCCTTGCAGCTCCAGATTTCTCATTATGACACCTTCCGGAAACATGCAAGGAAATACCTGGAACCTGCAATCGTCCACAAGTGGAAGAGTGACCAGCAGGTCCTTTTCTCCACATTGAAACCGGGGGGGGAAAGTTCAAGTTGCAGGAGACATGCGTGCAGATTCTCCag GGCACTCTGCAAAATTTGGGAGCTATTCCTTGATGCACATGGACAGCAACAAAATTTTGGACCTCCAGCTAGTTCAG AGCAATGA
- the LOC131446642 gene encoding PWWP domain-containing DNA repair factor 3A-like: protein MLQHLKNIITGNTVSPWAKKQDRVILLFEDDEQVDKVMHFLSEVLERTETDKKSADPVAFVMDVLLPEATVYALGAVHSISLDKAKEMYMRGTEFDSSEITQLGEQLQSHISSKARQNLDIFLSNYKKALESKEFLRRL from the exons atgctgcaacaccttaaa aacatcatcacaggcaacacggtgtctccttgggccaagaaacaggacagggtcatccttctttttgaagatgatgaacaagtggacaaagtcatgcacttcttgtctgaagtactcgaacgtactgagacagacaagaagtctgcagatccagtggcattcgtaatggatgtacttttgccagag gcaacagtatacgccctcggagctgttcactccatctccctggacaaagccaaggagatgtacatgcgtggcacagagtttgactcaag cgagataacccagcttggggaacagcttcagagccacatttcctcaaaagcgaGGCAGAACCTGGATATCTTCCTGAGCAATTACAAGAAAGCCTTGGAGTCTAAGGAATTCCTCAGGCGCCTGTAA